The Culex pipiens pallens isolate TS chromosome 2, TS_CPP_V2, whole genome shotgun sequence DNA window TCCGCTCATCATGTCCTGTGGCTTGCGGACCATTCCGGGGACGAAGTTGCCTTGTCCAGCCATTTGATTACCCGGCATGGCACCACCGGGACCCATTCCACCGGCATTCATTTGACCACCACCGACGTTGGGCCCACCCGGACCGCCAGGTTGCTGTAGATTTGGTGGCATTCCGCCTTGCACCTGCTGCTGGCCAGCGACTTGCTGAACCTGACCTAAATTTCCGCCAGGGCCACCAACGCCTTGATTCATCTGGTTCATTTGGCCACCGGCCATTGCCATCTGTTGGTTCGGATTCATTCCCGGAGGCATCTGCTGTCGGATCATCTGGTTCGGGCCCATTCCCATTTGGCCGGGATTCATCGGATTGTTGCCAACCATCTGCCCAGCTCCAGGATTCATCCCTCCCGGGTTCAACTGCTGGTTCAGCGCGTTCTGGTTCATCTGACCTCCCGGATTGACCTGCATGCCGCCCATTCCTCCCATCGCGTTCATCTGGTTCGGTCCACCCGGAACTCCCTGCTGCGGTCCCCCCTGTTGCATCATCGCCATCTGTCCCTGATTGCCCATGCCCACAATCTTACCTCCGCTCATTCCTCCCATGCCCATCTGCATCCCACCCGGACCCTGCTGGCCAGGCATCATCTGGCCACCACCAACCCGGTTCGGCATATTCGCCATCCCTCCCGTCATCGGCATCTGGGGACGGTTCAGCGTTTGCAGCAAGTTCGACGCGTTCCCCGCCCCAATCTGACCCGGTCCCATTCCGGGTCCGCCCATCTGGCCACCTCCCATCATCGGCGGCCGCGTGCCCTGCTGGGCCAACGTCTGCAGGGCATTTATCGGATCCGGCATCCCGCCCTGCTGACCCGGATTCCCTCCGCCGTCCTGATTCGCCCCGGCCGCATTCTGTTGGTTCTTGTTTTTGGAATCTGTAAAAAAAGAAGAATAAGAACTCCACCCCCAAAGAAGAAGCCAACGCTCACTGACTCATCTCGCGGACGTGCAGAATCAGCCGGGCCACGTAGCCCAGATATTCGTCCTTGTTGCGGGCCTTCGTGAAGACGTGGTTCTCCATCTCGAGCCCATTTTTGCTCGAAGTCATTCCGGACTGCTGGATCGCTTCATTGCTGTgcggaaaaaaaaaagaaagttgaaAGCTTGACCACCCTGAAAAGTAGATGGCTCTGAAAAATGCTCACATCTTATTGACGACACTCTGCCGGAAGCTGGACGTTTTCCACGAGTTGTCCTCGGTCATCGTGCTCGCTAGTCACTGCGGTACGGATTGCGGGTGAAATTGGACCGGAATTCGTGGATTTTCacggaaaattcacaaaaatttgcGCTGCCACGAACTTTTTCGTGGAATCAAGACTTTTTGATGCCGCTACGTTTGACGTTTGCACAACACGGGCGTAGACAAAAGAGGGGGAGGCTAGAAAATCTAGTACTTCAGGgatttcagcgtttgtttacaTAATCTAGTACGACTTTTTCTTAACTCATTTTTAActggggttttttttattaatgattCACCTGACAAATTTACAAGAATTTCgtttcatttttaattgaaCGCGTATCACAAAAGTTTAATAACTTTTATCG harbors:
- the LOC128092257 gene encoding mediator of RNA polymerase II transcription subunit 15, whose protein sequence is MTEDNSWKTSSFRQSVVNKINEAIQQSGMTSSKNGLEMENHVFTKARNKDEYLGYVARLILHVREMNSKNKNQQNAAGANQDGGGNPGQQGGMPDPINALQTLAQQGTRPPMMGGGQMGGPGMGPGQIGAGNASNLLQTLNRPQMPMTGGMANMPNRVGGGQMMPGQQGPGGMQMGMGGMSGGKIVGMGNQGQMAMMQQGGPQQGVPGGPNQMNAMGGMGGMQVNPGGQMNQNALNQQLNPGGMNPGAGQMVGNNPMNPGQMGMGPNQMIRQQMPPGMNPNQQMAMAGGQMNQMNQGVGGPGGNLGQVQQVAGQQQVQGGMPPNLQQPGGPGGPNVGGGQMNAGGMGPGGAMPGNQMAGQGNFVPGMVRKPQDMMSGGQVFPGGAVRSVTPNQFLRQSPSPSVPSPVGPGSLGPQSHPGQMIPSPALIPSPSPQMGSVPPRNIGQSPGSNLNTPGQPGGAAPSPLNPQEEQLYREKYRSLTKYIEPLKRMIAKMENDDHDKIGKMKRLLEILCNPTCRIPLETLYKCEAALTSQLGSIRETPLNNPLVEAVSANLQSSLGNHTLQRTFRPCLEALFGPDIKNLPTPAKQPRLAVDDPQSSSLSGGQEIPHILQGEIARLDQKFKVSLDQCAIGGTKTIKLICWLDDKHLPCVPPIAVTIPDEYPFTSPTCSLIEQEYNATPFLVQVQQSFLARICKLPEMFSLSHLLDTWEMSVRQACAPNPSLVAPSATSVLLGM